The DNA window GAACAAGAATGCATCCTCGTTTGTAATTCACATGATCACTCACCTGGGAATACAAGAAGGTTCCGAGGATAGCAATGGCAGCTCCAAGAGCATTGATCGGCTGGACAGGCGTGCGGAAGATGATTATGGAGGAGACTATAACGGATATACGTTTCATGGTGTTGCCAACACTAAACGTCAAGGGAGAGATCTCATCGAGGGACATGTATGAGACCTGGTTGTACAGATGATAGAAAATACTCTGCGCCGCCACCCACCTATCACAAACATATTTGTTAGCAAACACGAAGTAAGAAAATCATATACCATCACAACTAGATCCTAGACACTTTTaagaaatttcccaaataaagaaaaatgataaaattaggaGGAGAAAGCTAAGCATATGGTAAACACGAAGAGTACCAAAACCCGGACATAAAACGGATGACACGGATATCAGATAGTGTTCATGTTACAGGTGCCTATTGGAATCTTTAATGGAAGTCTAAGTAACTAGCAACAACTCAGTTCAATAAACAATGATGACAAATTGAATCCACGCTTGGAACATTGAAATCAAGAGATGGCACTCCGTCATATATTTCCGGTTCAGATTAAAGAGTCGTAGTTGACATCATAAATGGAAATTCGAAGACTCGATTCCTCCCAATTTTTTATCTCATGACTTCAAAGCATCCACCAGAAACCAACAAATGAATCCATACAATATTAAGTGGGAAAAAAAACAGAACAAGGAATTAAAAACTTAGGACCTCGTGTTATTACCAGATGAACTGTGGTCCAATCTCAGATACGGCCTCTTTCCATCCTGCTGCCCACATATGCGCTCCTTCCACAGCAATTGCAAAAGGTGTGAGAATTAGAAGAGACAACATGGATAGACATGCATAGTAATTCATCCCGCTAATGGATTTCCCCTTCATGCCCTTCTTTGAGAATATGTTACGGAAGACAAACGCCAAGTTTGATATCATAGCTCCCATAAAACCTGAAAATACTCCGTGAACAACCAAGTTCAGCACTCCGGTCATAACCCGAAAAAGAAAATTACATAAATATCCAAAACAAGACACCATAGTAGTAAAAACACACTTGAAAAGAGAGTGCTCGGTTTCAAACTGATGGTCGACATTAATCTCATAAAGCACAGATAAAGAAAATAATCTTTTCCTAGTCCTGCAATTTCTCACCAACAGACAAGCAACAGTTATACTGAATATTATAATTCGCGTATCAAAGGAATTAAGGTTGTTACCGGTCATATTGAAGTTGAGTTCGGTTAAGGCTGCAAGACCGCAACCACCAATGATGGGAACAAGGGAGAGGTAAACTGCTGGAGGGAATCTCTCTCC is part of the Gossypium hirsutum isolate 1008001.06 chromosome D11, Gossypium_hirsutum_v2.1, whole genome shotgun sequence genome and encodes:
- the LOC107939863 gene encoding glucose-6-phosphate/phosphate translocator 1, chloroplastic isoform X1, translated to MSFTLKQSALTVSNSVFDKRSSITCRSLFLPCLNLQNNPKRTLLSLSKPLYISSFQSFNEKSVILCKAYEADKSPSPAAAEAKSEAAKSVKIGIYFATWWALNVVFNIYNKKVLNAYPYPWLTSTLSLACGSLMMLVSWATKIAEPPKINLEFWKALFPVAVAHTIGHVAATVSMSKVAVSFTHIIKSGEPAFSVIVSRFLLGERFPPAVYLSLVPIIGGCGLAALTELNFNMTGLGKDYFLYLCFMRLMSTISLKPSTLFSSFMGAMISNLAFVFRNIFSKKGMKGKSISGMNYYACLSMLSLLILTPFAIAVEGAHMWAAGWKEAVSEIGPQFIWWVAAQSIFYHLYNQVSYMSLDEISPLTFSVGNTMKRISVIVSSIIIFRTPVQPINALGAAIAILGTFLYSQAKA